From the genome of Methanocella sp., one region includes:
- a CDS encoding inositol monophosphatase family protein, with protein sequence MSELELIRRMAESIQKRTAEYLSTHEDYDQILSRRPTDVTRRFDIVAEEALNDMIVEEGIVARVISEELGERVVPEGKEPGYTLVMDPIDGSTNLSMGIPYYCTSLALSNKVSGATFADITAGAVAAVWGKTFYASKNNGAFYDGERLATKEHPEKPRYVLYSFGVGPVPDNIIPLVEERCLVRTMGSIALDMCYVAKGSLDAIIDSRNRISGYDIMAAALILKEAGGILTDYSGRDLSALSVKASGISVVGAANSTLHSTILKRLH encoded by the coding sequence ATGTCTGAGCTGGAACTTATCAGGCGCATGGCGGAAAGCATCCAGAAGCGCACTGCCGAATACCTGTCGACGCACGAGGACTACGACCAGATATTGAGCCGCCGGCCGACCGACGTGACCAGGCGCTTCGACATAGTTGCGGAAGAGGCGCTGAACGACATGATCGTCGAGGAAGGCATCGTGGCCCGGGTCATCTCCGAAGAGCTCGGCGAGCGTGTCGTGCCGGAGGGCAAAGAGCCCGGGTATACGCTGGTCATGGACCCCATCGACGGCTCGACGAACCTCTCCATGGGAATTCCCTATTATTGCACGTCCCTGGCGCTATCTAATAAAGTTTCGGGGGCCACATTCGCCGATATCACGGCCGGCGCAGTGGCAGCCGTCTGGGGAAAGACTTTTTATGCCTCGAAAAATAATGGAGCATTTTACGATGGAGAGCGCCTGGCCACGAAGGAGCATCCGGAAAAGCCGAGATACGTGCTCTATTCCTTTGGTGTCGGCCCGGTGCCGGATAATATCATACCGCTCGTCGAGGAAAGATGTCTTGTCCGCACCATGGGCAGTATCGCCCTTGACATGTGCTATGTCGCGAAAGGCTCCCTGGACGCTATCATTGACTCGCGGAACCGCATCAGCGGCTACGACATCATGGCCGCGGCGCTCATACTAAAGGAGGCGGGAGGCATTCTTACAGACTATTCAGGCAGAGATCTTTCCGCTTTGTCGGTGAAAGCAAGCGGCATTTCCGTAGTGGGTGCGGCTAACTCAACGCTCCATAGTACGATTCTAAAAAGACTTCATTAG
- a CDS encoding pro-sigmaK processing inhibitor BofA family protein has translation MVGTEWLITAASLVAAIIIIFIAWKLLKLAAKYLVTLILNTIGGLLLILVANVLFSMGIPYDIPTLLISAICGVPGAACIIILKLMGLVL, from the coding sequence ATGGTCGGGACGGAATGGCTTATAACGGCAGCGTCCCTTGTCGCTGCTATCATTATAATCTTTATCGCCTGGAAGCTGCTGAAGCTTGCAGCGAAGTACCTGGTCACCCTGATATTGAACACAATAGGCGGGCTATTACTGATACTGGTAGCCAACGTCCTGTTCAGTATGGGCATACCTTATGATATCCCCACACTCCTCATAAGCGCGATATGCGGCGTGCCGGGAGCGGCCTGTATAATTATTCTCAAGCTGATGGGCCTCGTGCTATGA